A part of Citrifermentans bremense genomic DNA contains:
- a CDS encoding VanZ family protein: protein MNRKALLATLICVLLIAYASLFPLSGWRLPGSGFFAWCTLKLPGHVSKSDLLVNVIAYVPLGYLLFRLFRVDKRPAVIALACALVTGSALSFAMELTQTALPGRTPSTVDLGANTLGACAGALLALIWQRAAMPQGALSRWRASFLAPGREGDLGLAVLLLWLCSQWAPFVPSLDWGGIKNGLKPLWYTANDLSRLDLMQGATYFCYLAALGVLAQETLRRRALALPLFSLFAALVLCGKIFILGRQLSLEALAGLFAAVPLLAVAGLLGEKSRRLIGCLLLVTGFALYELKPGAGGLAGGFGWVPFQGQLAHELTGFGSILEGVWPFAALWILIASVGGETRGGAWPGAAAVFAFVLALEWLQLEIPGRTPDLTQALLALAGWLAPAFYLRGAPPRAGA, encoded by the coding sequence TTGAACCGGAAAGCGCTGCTTGCGACTCTCATCTGCGTCCTTTTGATCGCCTACGCCTCCCTGTTCCCCTTAAGCGGCTGGCGTCTCCCCGGCTCCGGATTCTTCGCCTGGTGCACGCTCAAGCTTCCAGGCCACGTCTCGAAAAGCGACCTCCTGGTCAACGTCATCGCCTACGTCCCCCTGGGGTACCTGCTCTTCCGCCTGTTCCGCGTCGATAAACGGCCCGCAGTCATTGCGCTTGCCTGCGCGCTCGTCACCGGGAGCGCGCTCAGCTTCGCCATGGAGCTCACCCAGACTGCCCTTCCCGGCCGCACCCCTTCCACCGTAGACCTCGGCGCCAATACCTTGGGGGCCTGCGCCGGCGCGCTCCTCGCCCTTATCTGGCAGCGCGCCGCCATGCCGCAAGGAGCGCTTTCTCGCTGGCGGGCAAGTTTCCTCGCCCCCGGGAGAGAGGGGGATCTCGGCCTTGCCGTGCTCCTTCTCTGGCTTTGCTCCCAGTGGGCCCCATTCGTCCCTTCGCTGGACTGGGGAGGGATCAAGAACGGGCTCAAGCCACTTTGGTACACGGCCAACGACCTGTCGCGCCTGGACCTGATGCAGGGTGCCACCTACTTCTGCTATCTCGCCGCGCTAGGCGTGCTGGCGCAGGAGACCTTAAGGCGGCGCGCCCTTGCCCTCCCCCTTTTCTCCCTTTTCGCCGCGCTGGTTCTCTGCGGCAAGATCTTCATCCTGGGCCGCCAGCTTTCCCTTGAGGCGCTGGCGGGGCTTTTTGCGGCTGTTCCGCTTCTGGCCGTGGCGGGGCTTTTAGGGGAGAAGTCGAGACGTTTAATCGGGTGTCTGCTGCTTGTCACGGGCTTCGCGCTCTACGAGCTGAAACCTGGAGCGGGGGGCTTGGCGGGAGGGTTTGGCTGGGTACCTTTTCAGGGGCAGCTGGCCCACGAGTTGACCGGTTTCGGGAGCATTCTGGAAGGGGTGTGGCCTTTCGCCGCCCTGTGGATTTTAATCGCGTCGGTCGGGGGAGAAACGCGGGGGGGAGCCTGGCCGGGAGCAGCAGCTGTCTTTGCCTTCGTGTTAGCGCTGGAGTGGCTGCAGCTAGAGATCCCGGGCCGCACCCCCGACCTGACCCAGGCGCTCCTGGCGCTCGCCGGTTGGCTCGCGCCGGCCTTCTACCTGCGCGGTGCGCCCCCCCGGGCGGGCGCCTGA
- the xrtA gene encoding exosortase A: MTVAESLKHHRMQFLLALMILTGVYWSILPDMVQQWYEDANYSHGFVVPLIAGYFAYERRKELAEVLAEPWWPGLLLVVAGLLQLVVGWLGSEFFTMRSSIVVTLCGMTLFLLGKRLFRLMLLPLAYLLFMVPLPYIIYDMIAFPLKLFVTRVSIASLKLMGVVVLREGNIIMLPFTTLEVADACSGIRSLISLLALSVAYAFFLEMGALRRGLLILSAIPIAISANALRVIGTGLLAQYWGAKAAEGFFHEFAGLAVFVVAIALMIRLGSLLSKGEGGAE, from the coding sequence ATGACAGTCGCCGAGTCTTTGAAACACCACAGGATGCAGTTTCTTCTGGCGCTTATGATACTGACCGGCGTCTACTGGAGCATCCTGCCGGATATGGTGCAGCAGTGGTACGAGGACGCGAACTATTCCCACGGATTCGTCGTCCCCCTCATCGCCGGGTACTTCGCTTACGAAAGGCGCAAGGAGCTGGCAGAGGTGCTGGCCGAACCCTGGTGGCCGGGGCTTTTGCTGGTCGTAGCCGGGCTTTTGCAACTGGTGGTGGGTTGGCTTGGGAGCGAATTTTTCACCATGCGCAGTTCCATCGTGGTCACCCTTTGCGGGATGACCCTTTTTTTATTGGGGAAGAGGCTTTTCCGGCTTATGCTCTTGCCGCTTGCCTACCTCCTTTTCATGGTGCCGCTCCCCTACATCATCTACGACATGATCGCCTTTCCCCTGAAGCTCTTCGTTACGCGGGTCTCGATAGCGTCGCTGAAGCTCATGGGGGTGGTGGTGCTCAGGGAGGGGAACATCATCATGCTCCCCTTCACCACGCTCGAGGTCGCCGACGCCTGCAGCGGCATCAGGTCTCTCATCTCGCTGCTGGCGCTTTCCGTCGCCTACGCCTTCTTCCTGGAGATGGGGGCGCTGCGCCGGGGCCTTTTGATCCTCTCGGCGATTCCCATCGCCATCTCGGCCAACGCGCTGAGGGTCATCGGAACCGGGCTCCTCGCCCAGTACTGGGGCGCCAAGGCAGCGGAGGGCTTCTTCCACGAGTTCGCCGGGCTCGCCGTCTTCGTGGTCGCCATAGCCCTCATGATCAGGCTCGGTTCCCTGCTCTCCAAGGGTGAAGGGGGTGCGGAATGA
- a CDS encoding MBOAT family O-acyltransferase — MSFASLPFILFCAACVAVFCVTPAKWRWLFLLATSYSFYATFKVPYLLLVLLMVTLICYGCGLLLQQTADPKRRLLLLWGGIAGNLSLLLWMRYLPFVSDNLNGALGLFSLDWRLPSAPQLVALGVSYYVFQGISYLVDVYLEVIEPERHLGYYALSLCFFPKLVQGPIERSGNLLWQLHELGRPSLEMLRSGVNLFIWGALKKVVVADRLAAYVDPVYGNVHGYHGLALLFATYLFALQIYFDFSGYTDMALGVGRLFGVRLTQNFNAPYLATSTADFWRRWHISFSSWILDYIFKPLQFSLRDWPRWGVPVALLTTFLISGLWHGPSWCFITWGGIHGVYLAAGVLSKKRRGAWSKRFGIGKSPWLTWWQRLVTFNMVCFSWVFFRATTIDDALYVAYSAVADLPQSLRPVLLPHQLQQLSLGKPAGELLFTLVLTAVVGFLGYWDLERRKKDPEAEELGFLQSLPLWGQGGAYGVILYLITICGVSAKGFIYQQF; from the coding sequence ATGAGCTTTGCCTCCCTCCCGTTCATACTGTTTTGCGCGGCCTGTGTCGCCGTTTTCTGCGTCACGCCCGCGAAGTGGCGCTGGCTCTTCCTGTTGGCCACAAGTTACAGCTTCTACGCCACCTTCAAGGTTCCATACCTACTGCTGGTCCTTTTGATGGTGACGCTCATCTGCTACGGCTGCGGGTTGCTGCTGCAGCAAACTGCAGACCCGAAGCGCAGGCTCCTCTTGCTCTGGGGGGGGATCGCCGGGAACCTTTCCCTGCTCCTCTGGATGAGGTACCTTCCCTTTGTCAGTGACAACCTCAACGGGGCGCTCGGGCTCTTCTCCCTCGATTGGCGTTTGCCGTCGGCGCCACAGCTTGTCGCCCTCGGGGTCTCCTACTACGTCTTCCAGGGGATCTCATACCTGGTCGACGTTTATCTGGAAGTCATCGAGCCGGAGCGGCACTTGGGTTACTACGCCCTGTCGCTTTGTTTTTTCCCGAAGCTTGTGCAGGGGCCGATCGAGCGAAGCGGCAACCTCCTTTGGCAACTGCACGAGTTGGGGAGGCCTTCTCTTGAGATGTTGCGATCCGGAGTGAACCTCTTCATCTGGGGCGCGCTCAAGAAGGTGGTGGTGGCCGATCGTCTGGCTGCCTACGTCGACCCGGTCTACGGCAACGTGCACGGCTATCACGGCCTCGCGCTGCTGTTCGCGACCTATCTCTTCGCCCTGCAGATCTACTTCGATTTCTCCGGATACACGGACATGGCGCTCGGGGTAGGGCGGCTTTTCGGTGTACGTCTCACCCAGAATTTCAATGCCCCATACCTGGCAACTTCCACCGCCGATTTCTGGAGGCGCTGGCACATTTCGTTTTCCAGCTGGATCCTGGATTACATTTTCAAGCCGCTGCAGTTTTCCCTGCGGGACTGGCCGCGCTGGGGCGTGCCGGTTGCGCTCCTGACAACCTTCCTAATCTCCGGGCTCTGGCACGGCCCCAGTTGGTGCTTCATCACCTGGGGCGGCATCCACGGTGTGTACCTGGCCGCCGGGGTTCTTTCAAAAAAAAGAAGAGGCGCTTGGAGCAAACGGTTCGGGATTGGAAAGAGCCCGTGGCTTACCTGGTGGCAACGGCTGGTGACCTTCAACATGGTCTGTTTCTCCTGGGTCTTCTTTCGCGCCACCACCATTGACGACGCCCTATATGTTGCCTATAGCGCAGTGGCAGATCTACCGCAAAGCCTTAGACCCGTGTTGCTTCCTCATCAGCTGCAACAGCTGTCTCTGGGGAAGCCAGCCGGGGAACTTCTCTTCACCCTGGTATTGACGGCTGTCGTCGGTTTCCTTGGCTACTGGGACCTGGAACGAAGGAAAAAGGATCCGGAAGCGGAGGAGCTTGGTTTTCTGCAGAGTCTTCCCTTGTGGGGGCAGGGGGGGGCGTACGGGGTCATCTTATATCTGATCACCATCTGCGGGGTCTCCGCCAAGGGGTTCATCTACCAGCAGTTTTAA
- a CDS encoding exosortase C-terminal domain/associated protein EpsI: MKGHFLALYLLLFAAGLYLNLHSDLSVPMNRPLQQFPTTVNSWRMTEEGRLSGDVQNVLKASDVLIRQYQGAQGEKVQLYIGYHGGGKGGGEIHSPKHCLPGSGWLEHSSNRYTIKAGKDELNLVQAVYQKGESSELFLYWYQVRGKSLSEEFSLKGEQILNSVLHRRRDASFIRVSMPFQGDERQALAVGERFIKEFLPAIRSFLPS; this comes from the coding sequence ATGAAGGGACATTTCCTGGCGCTCTACCTGCTCCTTTTCGCGGCCGGGCTCTACCTCAACCTGCACAGCGACCTGAGCGTCCCGATGAACCGGCCGTTGCAGCAGTTCCCGACCACCGTGAACAGCTGGCGCATGACCGAGGAGGGGCGGCTTTCCGGCGACGTCCAGAACGTGCTCAAGGCGAGCGACGTCCTGATCCGCCAGTACCAGGGGGCGCAGGGTGAGAAGGTGCAGCTCTACATCGGCTACCACGGCGGCGGCAAGGGGGGAGGGGAGATCCACTCTCCCAAGCACTGCCTTCCCGGCAGCGGCTGGCTGGAGCACTCCAGTAACCGTTACACCATAAAGGCAGGCAAAGACGAGTTGAACCTGGTCCAGGCGGTGTATCAAAAGGGTGAAAGCAGCGAGCTCTTCCTCTACTGGTACCAGGTGCGCGGCAAGAGCCTCTCCGAGGAGTTCTCGCTCAAAGGGGAGCAGATCCTGAACTCCGTGTTGCACCGGCGCCGCGACGCCTCCTTCATCAGGGTCTCGATGCCGTTCCAGGGTGATGAGCGGCAGGCGCTGGCCGTGGGAGAGCGTTTCATCAAGGAGTTCCTGCCCGCGATAAGGAGTTTCCTCCCCAGCTGA
- a CDS encoding Crp/Fnr family transcriptional regulator: protein MTHQAGQKQKAEAHIISSIPFFSTLKADEIEKVERLFRKQNYEKEQIVLYEEDTSNYMYLIYSGKVRVVKMNEDGKEQIITIHKKNDFFGEMSLLDGKTSPATIIAHEESVIGLLHKDDFEQHLMSNEGIRRKVIELLCGRLRDSWEMIRILSFNAENAQDRVISLLDRLGELYGVRDDRGIIIDVKMTHQQMASYASVTRETMSRVLRSLEKSGMISVLQNKAILLNHPFHQQRARH, encoded by the coding sequence ATGACTCATCAAGCAGGGCAAAAACAAAAAGCAGAGGCGCACATCATCAGCAGCATCCCGTTTTTCTCCACCCTGAAGGCCGACGAAATCGAAAAGGTGGAAAGGCTTTTCCGTAAGCAGAACTACGAGAAAGAACAGATAGTCCTATACGAGGAGGACACCAGCAACTACATGTACCTGATCTATTCCGGGAAGGTGCGCGTGGTCAAGATGAACGAGGACGGCAAGGAGCAGATCATCACCATCCACAAGAAGAACGACTTCTTCGGGGAGATGTCGCTTCTGGACGGCAAGACCTCCCCCGCCACCATCATCGCCCACGAGGAGTCTGTGATAGGCCTCCTGCACAAGGACGACTTCGAGCAGCACCTGATGAGCAACGAAGGTATCCGCCGCAAGGTGATCGAACTGCTCTGCGGCAGGCTCAGGGACTCCTGGGAGATGATCAGGATACTCTCCTTCAACGCAGAAAACGCGCAGGACCGCGTCATCTCGCTCCTTGACCGCCTGGGGGAGCTCTACGGCGTGCGGGACGACCGCGGCATCATCATCGACGTGAAGATGACACACCAGCAGATGGCCAGCTACGCCTCTGTGACGCGCGAGACCATGAGCCGGGTGCTGAGGAGCCTTGAGAAGTCCGGCATGATCTCGGTGCTCCAGAACAAGGCCATCCTCCTGAACCACCCCTTCCACCAGCAGCGCGCCAGGCACTAG
- a CDS encoding acyl carrier protein: MTTMETLNGIFQMVFDDDDIRIERKMTANDIEGWDSLSHVNLITAVESKFKIRFTQKELLTLKNVGDLLDHIERKIA, from the coding sequence ATGACGACGATGGAGACGCTTAACGGGATTTTTCAGATGGTTTTTGATGACGACGACATCAGGATCGAGAGGAAAATGACTGCCAATGATATCGAGGGGTGGGATTCGCTGTCGCACGTGAACCTGATTACTGCGGTCGAGTCCAAGTTCAAGATCCGCTTCACCCAGAAGGAGCTTTTGACCTTGAAGAACGTAGGGGATCTGCTAGACCATATCGAGCGGAAGATTGCCTGA
- a CDS encoding SGNH/GDSL hydrolase family protein: MVILMSKAVFFLILLTFTLEVCARLDDWLRYDAPLLQKYSSERLRGRDTSGKFSYNLPHARFEKWQHNSLGFRSSELEVEKRQGITRIVCVGSSESYGLYESAGKEWPAQLQALVPPSRYQVVNASVVGLSLTSFRSYLQKHVFPLHPDIVVLVVNPIFYVTGQSRAELSKSTPVQAAATAPRAPSVKERALTQLRILPKLKQVVKQAVSTAWPEAFKGYQLKSTLKQVQELERSLSGRKPMEAVPPAYLKSFEEELTRTVELIRSHQARVILTSYPALISPDNLSLYPEIFLDNRRFCIELSQAGLLDTFTSFNAATERISRELGVTFVDTHLALPKSTEFFGDNVHYTDKGARIFAEQVLRGVDPSMLYPGRDAARLPESR, from the coding sequence TTGGTCATCCTGATGTCGAAGGCCGTCTTCTTCCTGATTCTCTTGACGTTTACCCTGGAGGTCTGTGCACGACTCGACGATTGGTTGCGGTATGACGCACCCCTTTTGCAGAAGTATTCCAGCGAGCGTCTGAGGGGACGGGATACAAGTGGCAAGTTCTCTTATAACCTTCCTCATGCCAGATTCGAGAAATGGCAGCACAACAGCCTCGGTTTCCGCAGTTCTGAACTCGAGGTGGAGAAGAGGCAGGGGATTACCCGCATAGTCTGCGTCGGTTCCTCGGAATCATACGGGCTCTATGAGAGCGCAGGGAAGGAGTGGCCCGCCCAGTTGCAGGCGCTGGTTCCTCCCTCGCGCTACCAGGTTGTCAACGCATCGGTGGTCGGCCTAAGCTTAACTTCCTTTCGCTCCTATCTGCAAAAACACGTCTTCCCGCTGCACCCGGACATCGTCGTCCTGGTGGTGAACCCTATCTTCTATGTCACCGGCCAGAGCAGGGCCGAGCTCAGTAAAAGCACTCCGGTGCAGGCTGCGGCAACGGCGCCGCGGGCGCCGTCAGTGAAGGAGAGGGCGCTCACCCAGCTGCGGATACTCCCAAAGCTGAAGCAGGTGGTCAAGCAGGCTGTCAGCACTGCATGGCCGGAAGCGTTCAAGGGGTACCAACTCAAAAGCACCCTGAAACAGGTGCAGGAACTGGAGCGTTCCCTTTCGGGAAGAAAACCGATGGAGGCGGTCCCGCCGGCGTACCTCAAGAGTTTCGAGGAGGAGCTCACCCGGACGGTCGAGTTGATACGATCGCATCAGGCGCGGGTAATACTCACCTCCTACCCGGCGCTCATCAGCCCTGACAACCTTTCCCTTTATCCAGAGATCTTTCTGGACAACAGGCGGTTTTGCATCGAGCTGTCCCAGGCCGGGCTGCTCGACACCTTTACCAGCTTCAATGCGGCCACCGAACGTATTTCGCGCGAACTCGGGGTCACCTTTGTCGACACGCATCTTGCCTTGCCGAAGTCGACGGAATTCTTCGGGGATAACGTCCACTACACCGACAAGGGAGCCAGGATCTTTGCCGAGCAGGTCCTGAGGGGGGTAGACCCCTCCATGCTTTACCCTGGACGCGACGCTGCGCGGCTGCCGGAGTCCCGATGA
- the prsK gene encoding XrtA/PEP-CTERM system histidine kinase PrsK yields the protein MALSLLAVILLLFAMLRIVRLERKSACRTFLALPFCAAALLEFFDLAALRGLFPYVAWKRLSLGVEALFPALWLLVSLTYARDLAERGLSRSTRLMLASSLALVLVPVLMPEASLYYAPDFPLEQMLFLTDAGYYFYVVMLVLLVVALTNFESTLVNASSEALWRVKLDIVALGSMLAVLVFYYTNALLYRSLNMELVPLRSLVFILASLMIVYSRTHWRGTARVKVSQAVLLKSVVLTVIAGYLLLLGSIGEAMKYFGSLFPRVLALSLGFIAGMLLLLLLLSERAKRELKVLLHKHFYQSKYDYRAQWLSLTERLASFQSGEELLNLVLSAYCDIFGVRGGALYLHQEGCGWFCATGILELEEVKSTMADDNPLVAYLRDRRWVFCSRDNNPEILEANRQWLQELKVSFVIPLFEGGKVTGFIVLGEQVVPDEEYRYEDYDLMKAIARQASVAIQHQRLSQQLTQAKAMEAVGNLATFVVHDLKNLAATVSLVVENAREHLDNPEFQKDMLSSLGNTTKKMHALIGRLRNLGESELLHMRQVDLLALARHSARLVQGRTVTVLGTPEKVLGDEEELQKVLLNLLLNAVEASEPGTPIVAEVGCAESPFLKVSDSGCGMSPLFIRNELFAPFKTTKQTGLGIGLYQCRQIVAAHGGRIEVCSAQGEGTVFTVWFPSSAAGTGQLITKPA from the coding sequence ATGGCGCTCTCGCTGTTAGCGGTCATCTTGCTTTTGTTTGCCATGCTGAGGATAGTCCGCCTCGAACGCAAGAGCGCCTGCCGCACTTTTTTAGCCCTCCCTTTCTGCGCCGCCGCGCTCCTGGAGTTCTTCGACCTGGCGGCTTTGCGCGGGTTGTTTCCCTACGTCGCCTGGAAGAGGCTGTCGCTTGGAGTCGAGGCGCTGTTCCCGGCGCTTTGGCTGCTGGTTAGCCTCACCTACGCGCGGGACCTGGCCGAGCGCGGCCTTTCACGCTCGACCCGCCTGATGCTCGCCAGCTCACTGGCGCTGGTTCTCGTCCCCGTCTTGATGCCGGAGGCGTCCCTTTACTACGCCCCCGACTTCCCGCTCGAGCAGATGCTCTTTCTCACCGACGCCGGTTACTACTTCTACGTCGTGATGCTGGTCCTTTTGGTGGTCGCGCTCACCAACTTCGAATCCACCCTGGTGAACGCCTCCTCCGAGGCGCTTTGGCGGGTGAAGCTCGACATCGTGGCGCTTGGCTCCATGCTCGCCGTCCTGGTCTTCTACTACACCAACGCGCTTTTGTACCGCTCGCTGAACATGGAGCTGGTTCCGCTGCGCTCGCTGGTTTTCATCCTCGCCTCGCTGATGATCGTCTACTCGCGCACCCACTGGAGGGGGACGGCGCGGGTGAAGGTCTCGCAGGCGGTCCTTTTGAAGTCGGTGGTCCTGACCGTGATCGCCGGGTACCTTCTGCTTCTGGGCTCGATAGGCGAGGCGATGAAGTACTTCGGTTCGCTCTTCCCCCGGGTGCTAGCCCTGTCGCTTGGGTTCATAGCCGGGATGCTCCTGCTCCTTTTGCTCCTCTCTGAGCGCGCCAAGAGGGAGCTCAAGGTCCTTCTGCACAAGCACTTCTACCAGAGCAAGTACGATTACCGGGCCCAGTGGCTGAGCCTCACCGAACGGCTCGCCAGCTTTCAAAGCGGTGAGGAGCTTTTGAACCTGGTGCTGTCGGCCTACTGCGACATCTTCGGGGTGAGGGGGGGAGCGCTCTATCTGCACCAGGAGGGGTGCGGCTGGTTCTGCGCCACGGGGATCCTTGAGCTCGAAGAGGTCAAGTCCACCATGGCCGACGACAATCCCCTGGTCGCCTACCTGCGCGACCGGCGCTGGGTCTTTTGCAGTCGGGACAACAACCCCGAGATCCTCGAGGCCAACCGGCAGTGGCTGCAGGAGCTGAAGGTGAGCTTCGTCATCCCGCTTTTCGAGGGGGGTAAGGTCACCGGCTTCATCGTCCTGGGGGAGCAGGTGGTTCCGGACGAGGAGTACCGCTACGAGGATTACGACCTGATGAAAGCGATCGCGCGCCAGGCCTCGGTCGCCATCCAGCACCAGCGCCTCTCCCAGCAGTTGACCCAGGCAAAAGCTATGGAGGCGGTGGGGAACCTCGCGACCTTCGTGGTGCACGACCTGAAAAACCTGGCGGCCACTGTGTCGCTGGTGGTGGAGAACGCACGCGAGCACCTGGACAACCCCGAGTTCCAAAAGGACATGCTCTCAAGCCTCGGCAACACCACGAAGAAGATGCACGCGCTCATCGGGCGCCTGCGAAACCTGGGCGAGAGCGAGCTTTTGCACATGCGCCAGGTCGACCTCCTGGCGCTCGCCCGGCACTCGGCGCGCCTGGTGCAGGGGAGGACGGTCACGGTGCTGGGGACCCCGGAGAAGGTTCTGGGGGACGAGGAGGAACTGCAGAAGGTGCTTTTGAACCTCCTTCTGAACGCGGTGGAGGCTTCCGAGCCCGGAACCCCGATCGTCGCCGAGGTGGGATGCGCGGAATCCCCCTTCCTCAAGGTATCGGACAGCGGCTGCGGCATGTCGCCGCTTTTCATTCGCAACGAGCTCTTTGCGCCTTTCAAGACCACGAAGCAGACGGGGCTCGGCATCGGGCTCTACCAGTGCCGGCAGATCGTCGCGGCGCACGGCGGCAGGATCGAGGTATGCAGCGCGCAGGGGGAGGGGACCGTGTTCACGGTCTGGTTCCCGTCCTCTGCGGCCGGGACTGGGCAACTCATCACCAAGCCAGCATGA
- a CDS encoding nucleotide sugar dehydrogenase yields MTVERIVSVVGLGYVGLPVAVAFGKVRRTIGFDINRTRIKELREGHDRTAEVAVGDLAQADILFTDRIEDLRQANFHIVAVPTPIDEANQPDLSLVCLASETVGKALKPGDIVVYESTVYPGVTEDECIPVLERVSGLKGGIDFKVGYSPERINPGDKEHTFTKIKKVVSGQDRETLEVVAEVYSSVVTAGVFRASSIKVAEAAKVIENTQRDLNIALMNELALIFDRLEIDTAEVLAAAGSKWNFLRFSPGLVGGHCIGVDPYYLTHKAEKLGYIPQVILAGRRINDGMGKFVAQRAVKEIIRAGHPVLDAVVTVLGITFKENCPDIRNSKVIDIIKELKDYGMQVQVCDPLADPEETLHEYGVELTPRSQLKPAVAVVAAVAHAEFASLTGAELLALMGPNPVLVDVKSMFDRERLNGSGIKVWSL; encoded by the coding sequence TTGACGGTAGAGCGTATTGTCTCAGTGGTAGGGCTTGGGTACGTGGGGCTGCCGGTGGCGGTTGCTTTCGGCAAGGTGCGCCGCACCATAGGCTTCGACATCAACCGCACCAGGATCAAGGAGCTGCGCGAGGGGCACGACCGAACCGCGGAAGTCGCGGTGGGGGACCTGGCGCAGGCGGACATCCTCTTCACCGACCGGATCGAAGACCTGAGGCAGGCGAATTTCCACATCGTCGCGGTCCCCACCCCGATCGACGAGGCGAACCAGCCGGACCTAAGCCTCGTCTGCCTTGCCAGCGAAACCGTGGGGAAGGCGCTCAAGCCTGGAGACATCGTGGTCTACGAGTCGACCGTCTACCCGGGGGTCACCGAGGACGAGTGCATCCCCGTCCTGGAGCGGGTCTCCGGACTCAAGGGGGGGATCGACTTCAAGGTGGGCTACAGCCCGGAGCGGATCAACCCGGGCGACAAGGAGCACACCTTCACCAAGATCAAGAAGGTGGTCTCCGGCCAGGACCGGGAGACCCTGGAGGTGGTGGCGGAGGTCTATAGCTCGGTGGTGACGGCGGGGGTGTTCCGCGCCTCCTCCATCAAGGTGGCCGAGGCCGCCAAGGTGATCGAGAACACCCAGCGCGACCTGAACATCGCCCTCATGAACGAACTTGCGCTCATCTTCGACCGCCTGGAGATCGACACCGCCGAGGTGCTGGCGGCGGCGGGGAGCAAGTGGAACTTCCTCAGGTTCTCGCCAGGTCTCGTCGGCGGGCACTGCATCGGCGTCGACCCCTACTACCTGACCCACAAGGCCGAGAAGCTGGGCTACATCCCGCAGGTGATCCTCGCCGGTCGGCGCATCAACGACGGCATGGGGAAATTCGTGGCGCAGCGCGCCGTGAAGGAGATCATCAGGGCCGGTCATCCGGTGCTGGATGCCGTGGTCACGGTGCTCGGGATCACCTTCAAGGAAAACTGCCCCGACATCCGGAACTCCAAGGTCATCGACATCATCAAGGAGCTGAAGGATTACGGGATGCAGGTCCAGGTCTGCGACCCTCTGGCCGATCCGGAAGAAACGCTCCACGAGTACGGGGTCGAGCTTACCCCCCGGTCGCAGCTGAAGCCCGCGGTGGCCGTTGTAGCGGCCGTGGCGCATGCGGAATTCGCCTCGCTCACCGGGGCCGAACTCTTGGCGCTCATGGGGCCCAACCCGGTGCTGGTCGACGTGAAAAGCATGTTCGACCGCGAGCGGTTGAACGGCTCCGGCATCAAGGTCTGGTCCTTGTAA